The genomic interval GTTGTTGAGTCAAGCCTATGGACAACCCATCAAACTTCATCCTACATTCCTCCAGGCTGTCACGCCCCGTCAATTTCTGGCACGGATGTTGACCAACCTGAAGATGATTTATCTGAACCAGGGCAACCTGCAAAAAATGGTTGCAGCCGTCGAGCGCATTCTGTTGTTATATCCCGATGCCGCCATTGAACTCCGCGATCGGGGCGTTCTCTACTACCGCCTGAACCGTTTCACCGAAGCCCGCCAGGATCTGGAAGACTACCTGGCTCTGATGCCAACCGCTGAAGATGCAGCGGTGATTCAGGAGTTACTGGATGTGATTGAGGGAAAGGATGAAGGATAAAGGAAAAGATAAAGGATGAAGGATAAAAGCGGAGGGCGGAAGAGGAGAAGGGGACAGGAGGACACGAGAGTAAGGCAGAGGGCAGAAGGTGGGAAGATTGGGGAGATGGGGAAGATGAGGGAGGAAATTCACACCCCACACCCCAGTTCAGAACTCATACCAATTTGAATTGAAAACGCGACAGATCTGGTAAGGGCGTTTGGCCAAACGCCCCTTGTATGTTGAGGGAAGGTAACCCGACGCCCCTAAGGTGAAAGAAACATCGTTGCGTAGCGTGGGTGCCTGTAAGTTAAAGAAGGCGTGGCAAGCCAGATTGCCCCTGGTGCTTGACACCGATTGGTAGCGCTCGGAGCCACGCCACTTGCCCTAAGACGCAAACTCGAACGATCGCCGGAGAGTGAGATCTCGCATTCGCAAGGACGAGTGGTCAAAGGGACAACAAAACCTTACCTCAGCATAAACGATGACACCTGAAAAGATATGGGTTGGGATTGATGTCAGTAAAGAGACACTGGATGTGTACATCCTGCCGCAGGGGTTGAGCTTACAGTTGCCCAACAGCGAGGCAGGAGTGCAAAGCCTGATTGAACAACTTCAAGAAATGTCAGTGCACTTAGTGGTGCTCGAATCGACGGGTGGATTGGAACGAACCGTTGTTGTGGGATTGCACAACGCTACGATTGCTGTTGCCGTCGTCAACCCTCGAAAAGTCAAGGGATTCGCCATTGCTTTAGGCAAAGCGAAGACCGACAGAATTGATGCCGAAGTCATTGCTCGCTTTGCTCAAAGTGTGAACCTGCAACCGCAAGCCGTCGTTGCCCCAATCGCACAACAACTCAGTGACCTGATGCACCGCCGTCAGCAATTGGTCGAAATCCAAGTGGCAGAGAAGAATCGCTTAGCGCGTGCCTCACAAACCGTGCAACCCGACATCGAAGAGCATCTCAAACACTTAGCGCAACGCCTCGATGCCTTGAATGAGCAGATTCAAACTCTCGGTCAACAGCAAGCCGATTGGCAACGCAAAGACCAGATTTTGCAATCGGTGAAGGGCATTGGTCCCCTCACTGCCGCTCTGTGTTTGGTGGAACTTCCCGAACTCGGCAAGCTCAACGAAAAACAGATTGCTCGTTTGGTCGGCGTCGCGCCCCTCAACCAGGACAGTGGCAAACACAAAGGCAAACGCAGGATTTCTGGAGGACGCACTCGCGTTCGTTGTGGGTTGTATATGGCAGTTCTGGTTGCCACTCGTCACAACCCTGTCATTCGAGACTTCTATCAACGCTTGCTCTCAAAAGGCAAACCTAAACCTGTTGCCCTCGTTGCCTGTATCCGCAAGCTTCTGGTCATTCTCAATGCCATGATTCGCGACAACACGCTCTGGCAAACTCCTGCTTAGTTTGTCCACCTT from Kovacikia minuta CCNUW1 carries:
- a CDS encoding IS110 family RNA-guided transposase; the protein is MTPEKIWVGIDVSKETLDVYILPQGLSLQLPNSEAGVQSLIEQLQEMSVHLVVLESTGGLERTVVVGLHNATIAVAVVNPRKVKGFAIALGKAKTDRIDAEVIARFAQSVNLQPQAVVAPIAQQLSDLMHRRQQLVEIQVAEKNRLARASQTVQPDIEEHLKHLAQRLDALNEQIQTLGQQQADWQRKDQILQSVKGIGPLTAALCLVELPELGKLNEKQIARLVGVAPLNQDSGKHKGKRRISGGRTRVRCGLYMAVLVATRHNPVIRDFYQRLLSKGKPKPVALVACIRKLLVILNAMIRDNTLWQTPA